The Coregonus clupeaformis isolate EN_2021a chromosome 20, ASM2061545v1, whole genome shotgun sequence genome contains a region encoding:
- the gpx7 gene encoding glutathione peroxidase 7 encodes MLSVLTLLFILFSLNEAKQKDLYTFKVVNSRGRLVSLEKYRGSVSLVVNVASDCGFTQDHYTDLQQLQRDFGPSHFNVLAFPCNQFGQQEPGSDKDIDAFVRRVYGVSFPLFSKIAVVGTGANNAYKYLVEKSGKEPDWNFWKYLIDTDGNVVDAWGPSVSVKELRPKIAEMVRNIILKKKEEL; translated from the exons ATGCTTTCCGTCCTCACATTGCTATTTATCTTATTCAGTCTAAATGAGGCCAAACAGAAAGATTTGTACACTTTCAAAGTTGTTAATAGCAGAGGGAGATTAGTCTCTTTGGAAAAATACAGGGGTTCG GTGTCCCTGGTGGTGAATGTGGCCAGTGACTGTGGCTTCACCCAGGATCACTACACGGACCTGCAGCAGCTGCAGAGGGACTTTGGGCCGTCCCACTTCAACGTCCTGGCCTTCCCCTGCAACCAGTTTGGCCAGCAGGAGCCTGGCAGCGACAAGGACATTGACGCCTTTGTCCGGCGTGTCTACGGAgtctccttccccctcttcaGCAAGATTGCTGTGGTGGGCACCGGGGCCAACAATGCCTACAAGTACCTTGTGG AGAAGTCAGGAAAAGAGCCTGACTGGAACTTCTGGAAGTACCTCATCGATACAGATGGGAATGTCGTGGATGCCTGGGGGCCCAGTGTCTCTGTCAAAGAACTCCGACCTAAAATAGCTGAAATGGTACGAAATATCATCCTCAAGAAGAAAGAGGAACTTTAA